From a region of the uncultured Desulfatiglans sp. genome:
- a CDS encoding Peptidyl-prolyl cis-trans isomerase, whose amino-acid sequence MERIEPESMVTIRYTMVSHLPDGTDKPRAEETTSFIYRVERQVPSLESALSGRRIGDRFVVHVPAEELYGDRDPALIREIPTEGLIKQRLREGQYYRQIRRSCLVSFKVLELRPDTVLADFNKPMAGIRVTLEVEVIAVRRAEKEEISAALETEHKKSIGCE is encoded by the coding sequence ATGGAGCGAATTGAGCCTGAATCCATGGTGACCATCCGGTACACGATGGTCAGCCATTTGCCCGACGGCACCGACAAACCCAGGGCGGAGGAAACTACGTCGTTCATTTACCGAGTCGAACGTCAGGTGCCTTCTCTCGAATCCGCTTTGAGCGGCCGCAGGATCGGAGACCGGTTCGTCGTTCATGTACCTGCCGAGGAACTCTATGGCGACCGTGATCCAGCCCTGATCCGTGAAATTCCGACCGAGGGGCTGATCAAACAACGTCTTCGTGAGGGGCAATACTATCGTCAGATCAGGCGATCCTGCCTCGTCTCCTTCAAGGTGCTCGAGCTGCGGCCGGATACGGTTCTAGCGGATTTCAACAAACCGATGGCCGGGATCAGAGTAACGCTGGAGGTCGAAGTCATCGCTGTCCGCCGGGCCGAGAAGGAAGAGATCTCAGCCGCCCTGGAAACCGAACATAAAAAATCGATCGGCTGCGAATAA
- the greA gene encoding Transcription elongation factor GreA has product MEKVPFTKEGLAKLKQELTHLVNVERPQNIRAIAEARSHGDLSENAEYHAAKEKQSFLEGKINELTDVVAKAEVVSTDSHSGDRVVFGNAVLLYNLQTDEEIRYQLVGPYESDPENGRISVTSPLGQALIGKRIGDEIRVQVPRGVQEYEILEIS; this is encoded by the coding sequence ATGGAGAAAGTTCCCTTTACCAAAGAAGGCCTGGCCAAACTGAAACAGGAGTTGACGCATCTCGTCAATGTCGAGCGCCCTCAGAATATCCGCGCCATAGCAGAAGCCAGGAGCCACGGTGACCTGAGTGAAAATGCGGAATATCACGCCGCAAAAGAGAAGCAGTCCTTTCTGGAGGGGAAGATCAACGAACTGACCGATGTCGTCGCCAAGGCGGAAGTCGTTTCTACGGACAGTCATTCGGGTGACCGGGTCGTCTTCGGCAACGCTGTGCTGCTTTACAACCTGCAAACCGATGAAGAAATCCGGTACCAGTTGGTCGGCCCATACGAATCGGACCCTGAAAATGGTCGTATTTCCGTCACCTCGCCGCTCGGCCAAGCGCTGATCGGCAAGCGCATAGGCGACGAGATTCGCGTTCAGGTCCCTCGAGGTGTCCAGGAATACGAGATCTTGGAGATATCCTGA
- a CDS encoding hypothetical protein (Evidence 5 : Unknown function), producing the protein MHSYTDLGIGGQTLFCGEYPDFDGKSVLKVLKGQVWVIFYPKVLEATITVSIRKGFHGTIQLSTWKRDFFFQ; encoded by the coding sequence ATGCATTCTTATACCGATCTTGGCATCGGTGGTCAAACGCTTTTTTGTGGGGAATATCCCGATTTCGATGGAAAATCGGTTCTAAAGGTGTTAAAAGGACAAGTTTGGGTCATTTTTTACCCAAAGGTTTTGGAGGCAACGATAACCGTGTCCATTCGGAAAGGTTTTCACGGCACCATCCAGCTTTCGACCTGGAAACGGGATTTTTTCTTTCAATGA